In Grus americana isolate bGruAme1 chromosome 28, bGruAme1.mat, whole genome shotgun sequence, a single window of DNA contains:
- the LOC129197270 gene encoding survival motor neuron protein 1-like, protein MAESALGPWGPDGAGSDAGLPAPPGGPSWGKAAIPGVAPLRSPRTSFPQDAPDEGSDGGSETSTSSVTPSEEEEGHQWGVGDACITAWAGDGLLYPARLRALHPTTGTCLVEFDGYGNTEERVLADILPPRPGHWGGSDTPGGEGPHAESHQLSTLSLWELPPGVRRRKGEQGSCSPWSPEVMPPLWPSALLHSLWEEEKEEDALTAMLIAWYMSGYHTGFYMGLREGRAEAAKPPLRQGHRQKKLLHS, encoded by the exons ATGGCTGAGAGCGCCCTGGGGCCGTGG GGTCCCGACGGTGCCGGCTCCGACGCGGGGCTCCCCGCTCCGCCGGGCGGCCCGTCCTGGGGGAAGGCGGCGATCCCGGGGGtggccccgctccgctccccccgCACGTCCTTCCCCCAGGATGCTCCGGACGAGGGGTCGGACGGCGGCTCCGAGACCTCCACCTCGAGCGTGACCCccagcgaggaggaggaaggccaCCAG TGGGGGGTGGGCGACGCCTGCATCACCGCCTGGGCAGGGGACGGGCTGCTGTACCCTGCCCGCCTGCGGGCGCTGCACCCCACCACCGGCACCTGCCTGGTGGAGTTCGACGGCTATGGTAATACTGAAGAGCGGGTGCTGGCCGATATCCTGCCCCCCCGACCTGGGCACTGGGGTGGGAGCGACACCCCAGGGGGCGAGGGTCCCCATGCAGAGTCCCACCAGCTGAGCACCCTGTCGTTGTGGGAGCTGCCCCCaggtgtgaggaggaggaagggcgAGCAGGGGTCCTGCTCCCCCTGGTCCCCTGAA GTGATGCCCCCACTGTGGCCCTCGGCCCTACTGCATTCTTtgtgggaggaagagaaggaggaggatgcCTTGACTGCGATGCTGATAGCCTGGTACATGAGCGGGTACCACACTGGCTTCTACATG GGCCTCCGGGAAGGCCGGGCGGAGGCTGCCAAGCCCCCCCTGAGGCAGGGCCACAGGCAGAAGAAGCTCCTACACAGCTAG
- the GADD45B gene encoding growth arrest and DNA damage-inducible protein GADD45 beta translates to MTLEELVPCDSSKMQAVSEAVERVLVAAQRQDRLTVGVYESAKLMNVDPDSVVLCVLATDEEDEGDIALQIHFTLIQAFCCDNDIHILRVSGMQRLATILGEPEPGAESRDLHCLLVTNPHTDAWKSQGLAEVASYCAESRDKNQWVPYVCLQER, encoded by the exons ATGACCCTGGAGGAGCTGGTGCCTTGCGATAGCAGCAA AATGCAGGCGGTGAGCGAGGCGGTGGAGCGGGTGCTGGTGGCGGCGCAGCGGCAGGACCGGCTCACGGTGGGGGTCTACGAGTCTGCCAAGCTGATGAACGT GGACCCTGACAGTGTGGTGCTGTGTGTGCTGGCCACCGATGAGGAGGATGAAGGTGACATCGCCCTGCAGATCCACTTCACCCTCATCCAGGCTTTCTGCTGCGACAACGACATCCACATCCTGCGCGTCTCGGGCATGCAGCGCCTGGCCACTATCCTGGGCGAGCCCGAGCCAGGCGCCGAGTCCCGTGACCTCCACTGCCTCTTAGTCACG AATCCGCACACAGATGCCTGGAAGAGCCAAGGGTTGGCGGAGGTGGCCAGTTACTGCGCCGAGAGCCGTGACAAGAATCAGTGGGTGCCATATGTCTGTCTGCAGGAGCGCTGA